From the Salvelinus fontinalis isolate EN_2023a chromosome 35, ASM2944872v1, whole genome shotgun sequence genome, one window contains:
- the LOC129834629 gene encoding zinc transporter ZIP13-like: MLAAESAGALVYLTELDGRDTLVEELQESQQGALWNKGQMKSRGGRPSWALAALFTGAALLVVSSRGASSGKMSQAAMAHATATAAGSGPGLPDEFLGFQALADLFASERADVWLCSLVGSVAVGLTGIFPLLVIPIEAGAALETAAGCRKLKQLLSFAIGGLLGDVFLHLLPEAWAHSHSCSTDESQLHCRTQGLWVIMGMMSFLLLEKMFPDENSQEDSIGNSQHVPTSHSSDSSSEVLSHINGHHFDTWSSSSKTKSSLQQVPKKIKTCGYLNLLANCIDNFTHGLAVAGSFLVSRKVGCLTTFAILLHEIPHEVGDFAILLRAGFDRWSAARMQLSTALGGVLGACFALCAQSPRGTENATAWILPFSSGGFLYIALVNVVPDLLEETSLGHSLLQILLLCCGIAVMAVLSAVVD, encoded by the exons ATGTTAGCTGCGGAATCAGCTGGAGCGCTAGTCTACCTCACTGAGCTGGATGGCAGGGACACACTGGTGGAAGAACTTCAGGAATCACAACAGG GTGCTCTTTGGAACAAGGGACAGATGAAATCAAGAGGCGGTAGGCCCAGCTGGGCGTTGGCTGCACTGTTCACAGGTGCTGCCCTGCTGGTCGTCTCATCCAGAGGGGCGTCCAGTGGTAAGATGTCCCAGGCAGCCATGGCTCATGCCACAGCCACAGCCGCTGGATCAGGCCCAGGGCTTCCAGATGAGTTCCTAGGCTTCCAGGCCTTAGCTGACCTCTTTGCAAGTGAACGTGCCGATGTCTGGCTCTGCTCTCTGGTTGGGTCTGTTGCTGTAGGCCTCACTGGAATTTTCCCCCTTCTTGTTATTCCTATTGAGGCAGGAGCGGCCCTCGAGACAGCGG CTGGCTGTCGGAAGCTAAAGCAGCTCCTGAGCTTTGCCATTGGTGGTCTCTTGGGTGACGTGTTCCTCCACTTGCTCCCGGAGGCTTGGGCACATTCCCACTCCTGCAGCACAG ACGAGAGCCAGCTCCACTGCAGGACCCAGGGCCTGTGGGTTATCATGGGTATGATGTCCTTCCTTCTCCTGGAGAAGATGTTCCCAGATGAGAACAGCCAGGAGGACTCCATTGGTAACAGCCAGCATGTCCCT ACCTCCCATAGCTCAGACTCCAGTAGTGAGGTGTTGTCCCACATCAATGGGCACCATTTTGATACTTGGAGCTCGTCCTCCAAGACAAAAAGCAGCTTGCAGCAAGTTCCAAAGAAAATAAAG ACGTGTGGGTACCTGAACCTCCTGGCCAACTGCATCGACAACTTCACCCATGGCCTGGCTGTGGCAGGGAGCTTCCTGGTCAGCAGGAAG GTTGGGTGTCTCACCACCTTTGCCATCCTGCTCCATGAAATCCCCCATGAG GTGGGTGACTTTGCCATCCTGCTGCGTGCGGGGTTTGACCGCTGGAGTGCCGCCCGCATGCAGCTATCCACAGCCCTGGGAGGGGTGCTGGGGGCTTGTTTCGCCCTATGTGCCCAGTCTCCCAGAGGGACAG AAAATGCAACAGCGTGGATCTTACCATTCTCCTCGGGAGGCTTCCTGTACATAGCCCTGGTCAATGTGGTGCCTGACCTCCTGGAGGAGACCAGCCTCGG ACACTCCCTGTTGCAGATCCTGCTCCTGTGCTGTGGCATTGCCGTCATGGCAGTCTTGTCTGCCGTAGTGGATTGA
- the LOC129834630 gene encoding transmembrane protein 178B-like, with translation MAAMKILTSSGLFLAFCALGLLAMAICTDFWYETDARRHRERCKNYANKRNDPGYIYISNSNLPLQMPPKGIERKGNSPSAGAQPLIREKRHFLAAASAMESHCSRQFNSTISGLWRKCHRDGFDLETEDLIYKGLIQRCIPVKYHYSSSILPRNLPINITKTIRQDEWHALHLRRMTAGFVGMAVSIILFGWIIGVLGCCQQHDLMQYVAGLLFLMGGTCCIISLCTCVAGINFELSRYPRYMYGLPEDISHGYGWSMFCAWGGLGLTLLAGFLCTLAPSLSTPSRTTVHKPRQENGTV, from the exons ATGGCCGCCATGAAAATTTTAACCAGCAGTGGGCTGTTCTTAGCGTTCTGTGCGTTGGGGTTGCTAGCCATGGCAATCTGCACCGACTTTTGGTATGAGACAGATGCGCGAAGACACCGAGAAAGGTGTAAAAACTACGCCAACAAGAGAAACGACCCGGGGTACATCTATATCTCAAATAGCAATCTCCCCCTCCAGATGCCTCCAAAGGGCATTGAAAGGAAAGGTAACAGTCCAAGTGCCGGAGCACAGCCTCTTATTAGGGAAAAACGGCACTTTCTGGCCGCAGCGTCAGCTATGGAGTCCCACTGCAGTCGCCAGTTCAATTCAACCATCTCTGGGCTCTGGAGAAAGTGTCATCGAGATGGATTTGACCTGGAGACAGAGGATCTCATATATAAAG GATTGATTCAGCGGTGCATCCCAGTCAAGTATCACTACTCTTCCTCCATCCTTCCGCGGAATTTACCCATCAACATCACCAAGACCATCCGTCAGGATGAGTGGCATGCACTCC ATCTACGCAGGATGACGGCTGGCTTTGTGGGCATGGCCGTGTCCATCATCCTGTTTGGCTGGATTATCGGAGTGCTGGGCTGCTGTCAGCAGCATGACCTCATGCAGTATGTAGCTGGACTACTCTTTCTCATGGGAG GAACGTGCTGTATCATCTCCCTGTGTACATGTGTGGCGGGCATCAACTTTGAGCTGTCGCGTTACCCACGCTACATGTATGGCCTCCCAGAGGATATTAGCCATGGCTACGGCTGGTCCATGTTCTGTGCCTGGGGGGGCTTAGGCCTCACTCTGCTGGCTGGTTTCCTGTGCACCCTGGCCCCATCCCTAAGCACCCCCTCCCGTACAACCGTCCACAAGCCCAGACAGGAAAACGGAAccgtgtga